CCGCCTCCTCGATGCTGTGAGTAACCGTCACCATGGTCAGGTTCCGCTGGGCCCCCATCTCCAGCAGGGCGTTCTGTAACCTCTCCCGGGTGAGGGTGTCAAGGGATGAGAAAGGCTCGTCCATGAGTAGAAGGGTCGGCTCCAGGGCCAACGCTCTTCCGATGGCTAGCCTTTGTCTCTCCCCCCCGCTGAGCGTGCCCGGGTAACGGTCGGCGTAAGCCTCTAGGCCGAGATACCGGAGGACTTCCTCCGAGCGTCGGTCCTGCTCTTCCCTGGGCACCTTCCTGATCCTCATCCCCAGGCAGAGGTTATCCCTCACCGTCTTCCAGGGCAGGAGGCCAAAATCCTGCAGGATGAAGCCAACCTGCCTCGATGGGGCGGTGACCTCATTTCCTTCGATGAGCACCCGGCCAGCTGTCGGTGGGGTCAGTCCGGCGAGGATATACAGAAGGGTGCTTTTTCCACAGCCAGAGGGGCCGATGATGGCCATCGAGCGCCCCTTGCCCACGCTGAATGATAGGTCATCGATGACCTTGACCCCCGTCCCGTACTCCTTCCGCAGGCCCTCGACCTCCAACATAGGATCACCCGTACAGCTCGGTAGCCATTACCTTGCCGTAATCAGCAACGGCGGTGAGCATCCCCTTCGAGACCATCCAATCCTGGACCCTCTGCAGGTCGGCGGCAGTGGGAAGGGCGATCGCCGACATGGGCGGGAAGTCGAAGCTAGTCTCCAGCTCAGGGGGGAAGTGGATCCTGGACTCGAGGGTGGTGTTGAAAGCCATCGGGTCCTGGTTGACCAGCGTCACACTGGCATTGTATCCGGCGAGGAAGCTCCTGACGGCGGCCCCATGTTGGGAGACTGTGCTGTCGCGCAGGGCGATGACCGTGGCGGTGGTGTCGATCCCCCGATCGTCGGCCAGGAGGATGGCCCCGTTCTCGATGGCCCTGGTGGCAAAAGGTTCCGGGAGGACGGCTACGCTGAGCTGGCCGGACATAAGTGACTGGTATCTGATGGATATTGCCGGCACCTCATTGATCCTCGGTTCGCTGGTGACGTTATTGGCCTTCAGCATCTCCCCGAGGAAGTATTCGGATATTGAAGCACGGGAGGTGGCGATGGCCGTGCCGTTGAGCTGCGAGAGATCGTTGATGCCGGAATGAGGGGACGCCAGTATGGCGAACATGCGATGGTCCGACAGGGTGTGATAATCCACTGTGATGACTTTGACCCCGGTGCTCTTGGCGATGACCAGAGTGTTGACCAAATCCCCGAAGTAACCGTCTATGCTGCCGGCGGTGAAGGCAGCGTCACGCTCGATGGCGCTGTTGAACTCCACAAGCTCCACATTTACCCCTTGGTCGGAGAACAGGCCCTGCTCCACACCTACATAGAGGGGCAGGGTGTCGATGACGGGGAGCACTCCGATGCGTAGGGTCGTGGTCCCGTTGGTCTTGGTTGAGAACATGGTCGTCGCCCCTGCGACCACGACGGCAGCCGTGATGACCACGGCCACGGCGATGAGTAGCTTGTTCCGGCCTTGCATAATGATCGTTCAGGTCTCGCCGAGACCCCCTGGTGGGCGGTAAATGCCGACCTAGCCTTAATCATGTCGCCCGGGCCGCCGGCGGACATACGGCATTAGGACGAACAGCCCGGGCAGGAAAGGGAAGGATATAAAGGGAGGCCGGAGGCCTCTTTTTGCTTCAGACCAGATCGTGGTACCGGTAGGCCTCGGTACCCGCGTTGAGGCAGTACTGCACCTTGGTGAAGTCCTTCTTGAGCTCCCAGACATCCTTCTTAACGGTCTCTGGGTTCTCCTTCTTCACCACCACACGGTAGATGAGGCGGGCGACCTCTTCCATCTCCCCCTTCTCCATGCCCAGCCTCGTGAGCTCCTGGGTGCCCAATCTGATGCCCGACGGCTTGACCGCGCTAGTGTCGCCGGGGAGCATGTTCTTGTTACAGATTATGTTGGCCTTCTCTAGGTCGAGCGCCGCCTGCGCGCCGCCGCCATATTTGGCTACACTGACGGCCAGAGTGTGCGACTCGGTGAACCCGAGATGGGGACACATGACATCGATGCCCATCTCGTTGAGGGCCCCGCCCAGAGCTTTGGCGTTCTTTATGACCTGGCTAGCATACTGCTTGCCGTATATCTCGTACTCGGCCATGGTCACCGCCAGGGCGGCCATGGCATGTAGGTGGTGCGAGGAGGTTACACCGGGGAAGGCAGCCTTCTGCAGCTTAGCCTCCATATCATCGGTGAGCTTGTCCCCGATGATGATGCCGTGGTTCGGGCCAGGGAAGGTCTTGTGGGTACTGGCGGAGATGATGTGCACGCCCTCCCGCAAGGGGTCCTGGAACTTGCCGCCGGCGATGAGCCCGAGGACATGAGCGGCATCGTACCACACCGTGCTCC
This genomic stretch from Methanomassiliicoccus sp. harbors:
- a CDS encoding ABC transporter substrate-binding protein; this encodes MQGRNKLLIAVAVVITAAVVVAGATTMFSTKTNGTTTLRIGVLPVIDTLPLYVGVEQGLFSDQGVNVELVEFNSAIERDAAFTAGSIDGYFGDLVNTLVIAKSTGVKVITVDYHTLSDHRMFAILASPHSGINDLSQLNGTAIATSRASISEYFLGEMLKANNVTSEPRINEVPAISIRYQSLMSGQLSVAVLPEPFATRAIENGAILLADDRGIDTTATVIALRDSTVSQHGAAVRSFLAGYNASVTLVNQDPMAFNTTLESRIHFPPELETSFDFPPMSAIALPTAADLQRVQDWMVSKGMLTAVADYGKVMATELYG
- a CDS encoding ABC transporter ATP-binding protein produces the protein MLEVEGLRKEYGTGVKVIDDLSFSVGKGRSMAIIGPSGCGKSTLLYILAGLTPPTAGRVLIEGNEVTAPSRQVGFILQDFGLLPWKTVRDNLCLGMRIRKVPREEQDRRSEEVLRYLGLEAYADRYPGTLSGGERQRLAIGRALALEPTLLLMDEPFSSLDTLTRERLQNALLEMGAQRNLTMVTVTHSIEEAVFLGDSIMVLGGRPCQIKVIIANPGAGERDYRNNDEFFRVCRRVRQAVEAL
- a CDS encoding serine hydroxymethyltransferase produces the protein MKEDAYWIKDQVKAHTKWFEESLPMIASENLISPLAKEMMISDFHDRYAEGLPGKRYYQGNIYVDKVELKCLELARKIFKAHFVDVRPISGTVANIAVLFAISKPGDKIATPELASGAHISTAPFGAVGLRGLNPVHYPWDYKNWNLDIDATRKFLIKEKPKVAQFGLSVFLFPTPIKEIQDALQEAGSTVWYDAAHVLGLIAGGKFQDPLREGVHIISASTHKTFPGPNHGIIIGDKLTDDMEAKLQKAAFPGVTSSHHLHAMAALAVTMAEYEIYGKQYASQVIKNAKALGGALNEMGIDVMCPHLGFTESHTLAVSVAKYGGGAQAALDLEKANIICNKNMLPGDTSAVKPSGIRLGTQELTRLGMEKGEMEEVARLIYRVVVKKENPETVKKDVWELKKDFTKVQYCLNAGTEAYRYHDLV